In Porphyrobacter sp. LM 6, one DNA window encodes the following:
- a CDS encoding exodeoxyribonuclease VII small subunit — protein MDEGTAPAAAGQDIAQMSFEEALAALEAIVQQLERGDVPLDQSISLYERGEALRAACQQRLDAAQARIESIVTGADGRVSGTRPFDTEG, from the coding sequence ATGGACGAGGGCACAGCACCGGCTGCCGCAGGGCAGGATATCGCGCAGATGAGCTTCGAGGAGGCGCTCGCCGCGCTCGAGGCGATCGTGCAGCAGCTTGAACGCGGCGATGTGCCGCTGGATCAGTCGATCAGCCTTTACGAACGCGGCGAGGCGCTGCGTGCGGCGTGCCAGCAGCGGCTCGATGCGGCGCAGGCGCGGATCGAATCCATCGTCACCGGCGCGGATGGCCGCGTAAGCGGCACCCGCCCGTTCGACACGGAAGGCTGA
- a CDS encoding peptidylprolyl isomerase gives MIKATLTSAFGAFLLFGAASPAFAQKQKDDTPPVAFGENAKKADDDEAAPAGPRVYASINYDVNADPENIWVLDLSNGQRIKVRLMPDWAPAHVERIKELTRRGFYDGVVFHRVIEGFMAQGGDPTGTGQGGSELPDLKAEFNPMPHVRGTLSMARASEEDSANSQFFLVFYPRFSLDKKYTNFGRVIENMEAVDAINRGEPPANPTYIVQASIASDNKPVPPPPAPAQDEPISVDMLSAPIP, from the coding sequence ATGATCAAAGCCACGCTTACGTCTGCCTTCGGTGCGTTCCTGCTGTTCGGCGCAGCCTCGCCCGCCTTTGCCCAGAAGCAGAAGGACGATACTCCGCCGGTCGCCTTCGGGGAAAACGCCAAGAAAGCGGATGACGATGAGGCGGCACCGGCCGGTCCGCGCGTCTACGCCTCGATCAATTACGACGTGAACGCCGATCCGGAGAACATCTGGGTGCTCGATCTGTCGAACGGGCAGCGGATCAAGGTGCGGTTGATGCCTGACTGGGCGCCTGCCCATGTCGAACGGATCAAGGAACTGACCCGCCGGGGGTTCTATGATGGCGTGGTCTTCCACCGCGTGATCGAAGGTTTCATGGCGCAGGGCGGCGATCCGACCGGCACCGGACAGGGCGGCAGCGAGCTTCCCGATCTCAAGGCCGAATTCAACCCGATGCCCCACGTGCGCGGCACCCTTTCGATGGCGCGCGCTTCGGAAGAGGACAGCGCCAACAGCCAGTTCTTCCTGGTGTTCTACCCGCGCTTCAGCCTCGACAAGAAGTACACCAACTTCGGCCGCGTGATCGAGAACATGGAAGCGGTCGATGCGATCAACCGCGGCGAACCGCCCGCGAACCCGACCTATATCGTCCAGGCCTCTATCGCGAGCGACAACAAGCCGGTGCCGCCGCCGCCCGCTCCCGCGCAGGACGAGCCGATTTCGGTCGATATGTTGAGCGCGCCGATCCCCTAA
- a CDS encoding Coq4 family protein codes for MAVTDLPLVAPDRKMSGFRPLKVLHHFGKLVEDKEDTEQVFHIIEATKGRRSHAQAHAFIRSDEGQRFMREGVDIPAMLDDHARWADCGPNSVAAHYIAFMKREGLSAAGLVAESHKWAPPESLPKDQTQWYFDRLRDTHDLFHVLTGYGRDALGEASLLGFSYEQNHNGGILFIAYAGARQIRKVSGTKAPLFAAIKEGRRLGRAAAKIAHQDIAALMREDITEARARLNIGKPEVYRQCLAILAGEGILSEDLTLGSSTPQPQAA; via the coding sequence ATGGCCGTCACCGATCTTCCGTTGGTTGCGCCCGACCGCAAGATGTCGGGCTTCCGTCCGCTCAAGGTGCTGCACCACTTCGGCAAGCTGGTCGAGGACAAAGAAGACACCGAGCAGGTGTTCCACATTATCGAGGCGACCAAGGGCCGGCGCAGTCATGCCCAGGCCCATGCCTTCATCCGCTCGGACGAAGGCCAGCGGTTCATGCGCGAGGGCGTGGACATTCCCGCGATGCTCGATGATCACGCGCGCTGGGCCGATTGCGGGCCGAACAGCGTTGCCGCCCATTACATCGCCTTCATGAAGCGCGAAGGCCTTTCGGCGGCGGGCCTGGTTGCGGAAAGCCACAAGTGGGCGCCGCCTGAAAGCCTGCCCAAGGACCAGACCCAGTGGTATTTCGATCGCCTGCGCGACACGCATGATCTGTTCCACGTGCTGACCGGCTATGGCCGCGACGCACTGGGCGAGGCGAGCCTGCTCGGCTTTTCCTACGAGCAGAACCACAATGGCGGCATCCTGTTCATCGCCTATGCGGGTGCGCGGCAGATCAGGAAGGTCAGCGGCACCAAGGCGCCGCTTTTCGCCGCGATCAAGGAAGGCCGCCGGCTCGGCCGCGCCGCCGCCAAGATTGCGCATCAGGATATCGCCGCGCTGATGCGCGAGGATATCACCGAGGCGCGTGCTCGGCTGAACATCGGCAAGCCGGAAGTCTATCGCCAGTGCCTCGCGATCCTCGCGGGTGAGGGCATCCTCAGCGAAGACCTGACCCTGGGGAGCAGCACCCCGCAACCCCAGGCCGCCTGA
- the serB gene encoding phosphoserine phosphatase SerB — protein MLIARLIADPDAAHNACDAVAHDIASMGAALRDLNLRSFAGFQQFEAEGDDIAAFARALDSHFPDADMLVARGPIAVPGLFVSDMDSTMIGQECIDELADYAGLKAQIADITERAMQGELDFEAALRERVGLLAGLDESAIADCLAERIAPTPGAATLVATLAALGTRTVLVTGGFHHFADPVAEGLGFHRVVGNRLAVEGGKLTGGLIGPITDSAVKAAVLREEEAKLGEGAHSLATGDGANDIPMIEAATYGFAYRAKPKARAAANGRIDQGDLTGVLTLLGIPREEWREV, from the coding sequence ATGCTCATTGCGCGGCTGATAGCAGACCCCGACGCGGCGCATAATGCCTGTGATGCAGTTGCTCACGACATCGCGTCGATGGGCGCCGCCTTGCGTGATTTGAACCTGCGGTCCTTCGCGGGTTTCCAGCAGTTCGAGGCCGAAGGGGATGACATTGCGGCCTTCGCGCGCGCGCTCGATAGCCATTTCCCCGATGCCGATATGCTGGTTGCGCGCGGGCCGATTGCGGTGCCGGGGCTGTTCGTTTCGGACATGGATTCGACCATGATCGGGCAGGAATGCATCGACGAGCTGGCCGATTACGCCGGATTGAAGGCGCAGATTGCCGACATCACCGAACGCGCGATGCAGGGTGAGCTGGATTTCGAGGCGGCGCTGCGCGAACGGGTAGGGTTGCTGGCGGGGCTCGATGAAAGCGCAATCGCCGATTGTCTCGCCGAACGCATTGCCCCGACGCCGGGTGCAGCAACGCTGGTGGCGACGCTCGCCGCGCTCGGCACGCGCACTGTGCTGGTCACTGGCGGGTTCCACCACTTCGCCGATCCTGTCGCCGAAGGACTGGGCTTTCACCGCGTGGTCGGCAACCGGCTCGCGGTGGAAGGCGGCAAGCTAACCGGCGGCCTGATCGGCCCGATCACCGATAGCGCGGTCAAGGCTGCGGTGCTGCGCGAGGAGGAAGCCAAGCTGGGCGAGGGGGCGCACAGCCTCGCCACCGGCGACGGGGCGAACGACATTCCGATGATCGAAGCGGCGACCTATGGCTTTGCCTATCGCGCCAAGCCCAAGGCGCGGGCAGCAGCTAATGGGCGGATCGATCAGGGCGATCTGACGGGGGTTCTGACCTTGCTCGGCATTCCGCGCGAGGAATGGCGCGAGGTTTGA
- the purL gene encoding phosphoribosylformylglycinamidine synthase subunit PurL: MTTITPEIVEQHGLSPEEYERVLHALGREPNLVELGIFSVMWSEHCSYKSSRLHLKKLPTEAPWVICGPGENAGVIDIGDGQAAIFKMESHNHPSYIEPYQGAATGVGGILRDVFTMGARPMANANALRFGRPDHPKMKHLVQGVVAGIGGYGNCVGVPTVAGETNFHPAYDGNILVNAMTVGVADQDKIFYSAATGIGNPIVYVGSKTGRDGIHGATMASADFGEDAEAKRPTVQVGDPFTEKLLIEACLELMATDAIVAIQDMGAAGLTSSSVEMASKGGAGIRLDMNKVPCRETGMTPYEMMLSESQERMLMVLKPGKEAMAEAIFRKWGLDFAVIGEVTDTGHMVLEFNGEVVCDIPLAPLADEAPLYDRPYLSKEEYKGWAGVKPLAELPATDDVAADLLTMMGSPEFASRRWIAEQYDSQVGADTLQTGGDAGVVRVHGTGKALAITTDCTPRYVFADPYEGGKQAIAEAYRNLCAVGARPLAVTNCLNFANPQRPEIMAQIVHALEGMGDACRTLDFPIVSGNVSLYNESKATGGGSAILPTPAIGGVGIINDLSKMMTMHFKQAGDAIYLVGPEHWAKPDPTRSHLGQSLWLKIIKGREEGRTPPTDLVVERTAGEIIHELIADGLVNAVHDLSDGGLAVALAEMALAGGIGAEADLAGNPDYTPAQWWFGEDQSRYLVTVPDVAALNAALAKGTRDAETAQIGFQRIGTVGGDSVLGVPLAELRAANQRFFTEWMEG, from the coding sequence ATGACCACGATCACCCCTGAAATCGTCGAACAGCACGGCCTTTCGCCCGAGGAATACGAGCGCGTGCTCCATGCGCTGGGCCGCGAGCCAAACCTTGTGGAACTCGGCATCTTCTCGGTGATGTGGTCGGAGCATTGCAGCTACAAATCCTCGCGCCTGCACCTGAAGAAGCTGCCGACCGAAGCGCCGTGGGTGATCTGCGGCCCGGGCGAGAACGCGGGCGTGATCGATATCGGCGATGGTCAGGCGGCGATCTTCAAGATGGAGAGCCACAACCACCCCTCCTACATCGAGCCCTATCAGGGCGCGGCCACGGGGGTCGGCGGGATACTGCGCGACGTCTTCACCATGGGCGCGCGGCCGATGGCCAATGCCAACGCGTTGCGCTTTGGTCGGCCCGATCACCCCAAGATGAAGCATCTGGTGCAGGGCGTGGTCGCCGGCATTGGCGGCTACGGCAATTGCGTCGGCGTGCCGACGGTCGCGGGCGAGACCAACTTCCATCCCGCCTATGACGGTAACATCCTCGTCAACGCGATGACCGTGGGCGTCGCCGATCAGGACAAGATTTTCTATTCGGCGGCGACCGGGATCGGGAACCCCATCGTCTATGTCGGCAGCAAGACGGGCCGCGACGGGATCCACGGCGCAACCATGGCGAGCGCGGACTTCGGCGAGGATGCCGAGGCCAAGCGCCCCACTGTGCAGGTCGGCGATCCCTTCACCGAGAAGCTGCTGATCGAAGCCTGCCTCGAACTGATGGCAACCGATGCGATTGTCGCGATCCAGGACATGGGCGCGGCCGGCCTGACCTCATCCTCGGTCGAGATGGCCTCGAAGGGCGGCGCGGGCATCCGGCTCGACATGAACAAGGTGCCCTGCCGCGAAACCGGCATGACGCCTTACGAAATGATGCTCTCGGAAAGCCAGGAGCGGATGCTCATGGTGCTCAAGCCCGGCAAGGAAGCCATGGCCGAGGCGATCTTCAGGAAGTGGGGGCTCGATTTCGCGGTGATCGGCGAAGTCACCGATACCGGCCACATGGTGCTCGAATTCAACGGCGAGGTGGTCTGTGACATTCCGCTCGCCCCGCTGGCCGACGAAGCGCCGCTGTATGACCGCCCCTACCTCTCGAAGGAAGAATACAAGGGCTGGGCAGGCGTGAAGCCGCTGGCCGAACTTCCCGCGACCGATGATGTGGCGGCCGATCTGCTGACGATGATGGGCTCGCCCGAATTCGCCTCGCGCCGCTGGATTGCCGAACAATACGATTCGCAGGTCGGCGCCGATACGCTCCAGACCGGCGGCGATGCCGGCGTGGTTCGCGTCCACGGCACCGGCAAGGCGCTCGCCATCACCACCGATTGCACCCCGCGCTATGTGTTTGCCGACCCCTACGAAGGCGGCAAGCAGGCCATCGCCGAAGCCTATCGCAACCTGTGCGCTGTCGGCGCGCGGCCGCTGGCGGTGACCAACTGCCTCAACTTCGCCAACCCGCAGCGTCCCGAGATCATGGCGCAGATCGTCCATGCGCTCGAAGGCATGGGCGATGCCTGTCGCACGCTCGATTTCCCGATCGTGAGCGGCAACGTCAGCCTCTATAATGAATCGAAGGCGACCGGCGGCGGTTCGGCCATCCTGCCCACCCCCGCGATCGGCGGCGTCGGCATCATCAACGATCTGTCGAAGATGATGACGATGCACTTCAAACAGGCGGGCGATGCGATCTACCTCGTCGGGCCGGAGCACTGGGCCAAGCCCGATCCGACCCGTTCGCACCTCGGCCAGTCGCTGTGGCTCAAGATCATCAAGGGCCGCGAGGAAGGCCGCACCCCGCCGACCGATCTGGTGGTCGAGCGGACCGCGGGCGAAATCATCCACGAACTGATCGCCGACGGGCTCGTCAACGCCGTGCACGATCTGAGCGACGGCGGCCTTGCCGTTGCGCTTGCCGAAATGGCGCTAGCGGGCGGCATCGGGGCCGAGGCCGACCTTGCCGGCAACCCCGATTACACCCCCGCCCAGTGGTGGTTCGGCGAAGACCAGAGCCGCTATCTCGTCACCGTGCCCGATGTCGCCGCGCTCAACGCAGCGCTGGCCAAGGGCACCCGCGATGCCGAAACCGCGCAGATCGGGTTCCAGCGCATCGGCACCGTAGGCGGAGACTCTGTGCTGGGTGTGCCGCTCGCAGAACTGCGCGCGGCCAACCAGCGCTTCTTCACGGAGTGGATGGAGGGCTGA
- a CDS encoding polyprenyl synthetase family protein, with protein sequence MLVESGSTLLGDAIKQVQADIDSLFDALLPVPDDTSARLVEAMRYAAIGGGKRVRPLLVCSTASLFGVSRDAALRAGAAIEAIHVYSLVHDDLPCMDNDDLRHGKPTLHKVYDEATAVLAGDALHALAFEILADDATSEDPFTRSELILTLGQASGMSGMAGGQMMDMVADEEGVTYDLPAITRLQQLKTGALLAAAVEMGAILGKVAPQGRAHLRAYARDIGLAFQIADDLLDVEGDVEKAGKALRKDDEQGKQTFVTLMGVDKAREQARALVDQAVLRLASYGAEADILRALARYIVERDR encoded by the coding sequence ATGCTGGTGGAAAGCGGAAGCACGCTGCTCGGCGACGCGATCAAGCAGGTTCAGGCCGACATCGATTCGCTGTTTGACGCGCTGCTGCCGGTGCCTGACGATACCAGCGCCCGCCTGGTCGAGGCGATGCGCTATGCCGCGATCGGCGGCGGCAAGCGGGTGCGCCCCTTGCTGGTGTGCAGCACCGCGAGCCTGTTCGGCGTGTCGCGCGATGCGGCGCTGCGGGCAGGAGCGGCGATCGAGGCGATCCACGTCTATTCGCTGGTCCACGATGATTTGCCGTGCATGGACAATGACGACCTGCGCCACGGCAAGCCGACGCTGCACAAGGTCTATGACGAGGCAACCGCCGTGCTCGCGGGCGATGCGCTCCACGCGCTCGCTTTCGAAATCCTCGCCGATGATGCCACCAGCGAAGATCCCTTTACCCGCAGCGAGCTGATCCTGACCCTCGGTCAGGCGAGCGGCATGAGCGGGATGGCGGGCGGCCAGATGATGGACATGGTCGCCGATGAAGAGGGCGTGACCTACGATCTTCCCGCCATCACCCGGTTGCAACAGCTCAAGACCGGTGCACTGCTGGCGGCGGCTGTCGAAATGGGCGCGATCCTCGGCAAGGTCGCACCGCAGGGCCGCGCGCACCTCAGAGCCTATGCCCGTGATATCGGCCTTGCGTTCCAGATCGCCGACGATCTGCTCGATGTCGAAGGTGATGTCGAGAAGGCCGGAAAGGCGCTGCGCAAGGACGACGAACAGGGCAAGCAGACCTTCGTCACCCTGATGGGGGTCGACAAGGCCCGCGAACAGGCGCGCGCGCTGGTCGATCAGGCGGTGCTGCGGCTCGCCTCCTACGGCGCGGAAGCTGACATCCTGCGCGCGCTCGCCCGCTACATCGTCGAGCGCGATCGGTGA
- a CDS encoding Coq4 family protein, producing the protein MTRSARDAYTEMHANDGTVLLHPDRPAARYRPLRAVHNFQKLMKDKEDTALVFKIFESLPSANFMERVRELALSERGEYLRQSEPSLPEILDDHAALRRTPKGSLAHAYCDFMEAEGLSAAGLVAEFDRVGRPKYPDLVEWFINRSRDTHDLFHVLTGYGRDALGEQCVLLFTHGQSPSQGHLLIGYAGAANIKKMVRGSEAPVFGAVREAHRTGKGAPQLMAQPIRQLLERPLDDVRAALRIPEPKAYRECHRIWQAEGINPYDLLASQPAEPELLAA; encoded by the coding sequence ATGACCCGTTCAGCCCGTGACGCCTATACCGAGATGCATGCCAATGATGGCACCGTGCTGCTGCACCCCGATCGTCCGGCAGCGCGCTATCGCCCGCTGCGTGCCGTGCACAATTTCCAGAAGCTGATGAAGGACAAGGAAGACACCGCGCTGGTCTTCAAGATCTTCGAATCGCTGCCTTCGGCAAACTTCATGGAGCGGGTGCGCGAACTGGCGCTCTCCGAGCGCGGCGAGTACCTGCGCCAGAGCGAGCCGTCGCTCCCCGAAATCCTCGATGACCACGCCGCCTTGCGCCGCACCCCCAAGGGCAGCCTTGCGCATGCCTATTGCGACTTCATGGAAGCCGAAGGCCTCTCGGCCGCCGGGCTGGTTGCCGAATTCGACCGGGTGGGCCGGCCGAAATATCCCGATCTGGTCGAGTGGTTCATCAACCGCTCGCGCGACACGCATGATCTGTTCCATGTGCTCACCGGCTATGGCCGCGACGCGCTGGGCGAGCAGTGCGTCCTGCTGTTCACGCACGGCCAGTCACCCAGTCAGGGCCACCTGCTGATCGGCTATGCCGGGGCGGCGAACATCAAGAAGATGGTCAGGGGTAGCGAGGCTCCGGTGTTCGGCGCCGTGCGCGAGGCGCATCGCACCGGCAAGGGCGCGCCGCAACTGATGGCGCAGCCGATCCGCCAGCTGCTCGAGCGCCCGCTCGATGATGTCCGCGCCGCGCTGCGTATTCCCGAGCCCAAGGCCTACCGCGAATGCCACCGCATCTGGCAGGCCGAGGGCATCAATCCCTATGATCTGCTCGCCAGCCAACCGGCCGAGCCCGAACTGCTCGCCGCGTAA
- the queA gene encoding tRNA preQ1(34) S-adenosylmethionine ribosyltransferase-isomerase QueA yields MKVDLFDFDLPPERIALRPVRPRDAARMLVVRGGDAPFEDAGVRDLPRLLGPGDVLVFNDTRVIPAQLEGRRADGEAKIGATLHKRIDLRRWQAFLKNAKRVKIGDQLVFGGGVTAIAEERHADGSLTLFFEGEEPVEVLLDRAGTMPLPPYIASRRGVDAQDLEDYQTMFAREEGAVAAPTASLHFTQRLVDAIDAAGIGRAMLTLHVGAGTFLPVKAEDTDDHQMHAEFGRISQETADRLNAARAAGGRIIAVGTTVLRLLESAVDENGVIQPFAGDTAIFITPGYKLKAVDGLMTNFHLPKSTLMMLVSALMGRDRMMAAYQHAIANEYRFYSYGDSSLLLP; encoded by the coding sequence ATGAAAGTAGACCTGTTCGATTTCGATTTGCCGCCCGAGCGCATTGCCCTGCGCCCGGTGCGCCCACGCGATGCGGCGCGGATGCTGGTGGTGCGCGGCGGTGATGCGCCGTTCGAGGATGCGGGCGTGCGCGATCTGCCGCGTCTGCTGGGTCCCGGCGATGTGCTGGTGTTCAACGATACCCGCGTGATCCCCGCCCAGCTTGAAGGCCGCCGTGCCGATGGCGAGGCGAAGATCGGCGCGACGTTGCACAAGCGGATTGATCTGCGGCGCTGGCAGGCCTTCCTCAAGAACGCCAAGCGCGTGAAGATCGGCGACCAGCTGGTGTTCGGCGGCGGCGTTACTGCGATCGCCGAGGAACGCCATGCCGACGGCTCGCTCACACTGTTCTTCGAAGGCGAGGAGCCGGTTGAAGTGCTGCTCGACCGCGCGGGCACCATGCCGCTGCCGCCCTACATCGCTTCGCGGCGCGGGGTCGATGCGCAGGATCTGGAAGACTACCAGACGATGTTCGCGCGCGAGGAAGGCGCGGTGGCCGCGCCCACCGCCTCGCTGCACTTTACCCAGCGCCTTGTCGATGCGATCGATGCTGCGGGGATCGGACGGGCGATGCTGACCCTGCATGTCGGCGCGGGGACGTTCCTGCCGGTAAAGGCCGAGGATACCGACGACCACCAGATGCACGCCGAGTTCGGCCGCATCTCGCAGGAAACCGCCGACCGCCTGAACGCCGCACGCGCTGCTGGCGGTCGGATCATCGCGGTCGGCACCACAGTCCTGCGCCTGCTCGAAAGCGCGGTGGACGAAAACGGCGTCATCCAGCCTTTCGCCGGGGACACTGCGATCTTCATCACGCCGGGATACAAGCTCAAGGCGGTCGACGGGCTGATGACCAACTTCCACCTGCCCAAATCGACGCTGATGATGCTGGTCAGCGCGCTGATGGGG
- a CDS encoding DUF3052 family protein — MASGYSGTPLAKKLSLRDGMRVWFDAMPEHVIDEIDEYALELFFVADPAQGIDAAHIFVTDRATLEERLASLRHQIAPDGQIWVSWPKKAAKVPTDITEDTIREICLPLGLVDTKVCAIDETWSGLKLVIRKELR; from the coding sequence ATGGCCTCGGGCTATTCCGGCACGCCGCTCGCCAAGAAGCTGTCCTTGCGCGACGGGATGCGGGTATGGTTCGATGCCATGCCTGAGCATGTGATCGACGAGATCGACGAATATGCGCTTGAGCTGTTCTTCGTTGCCGATCCGGCGCAGGGGATCGATGCTGCACATATCTTCGTGACCGATCGGGCAACGCTCGAAGAGCGCCTCGCTTCGCTACGTCACCAGATCGCGCCCGATGGCCAGATCTGGGTGAGCTGGCCGAAAAAGGCCGCCAAGGTGCCGACCGACATTACCGAGGACACGATCCGCGAAATCTGCCTGCCGCTCGGGCTGGTCGACACCAAGGTGTGCGCCATCGACGAGACCTGGTCGGGTCTCAAGCTGGTGATCCGCAAGGAATTGCGCTGA
- a CDS encoding DUF2177 family protein has protein sequence MLKWIIAYGAAAVAFGAMDAVWLRWASGNLYKPVIGELMAKNFNVGAAAAFYLIYIAGMTWFAIKPGIDSGTVQAAMLNGILLGGLCYATFDLTSQAVFKVWATHVSVLDILWGAFATGAASAIAAWVVLRFAPA, from the coding sequence ATGTTGAAGTGGATCATCGCCTACGGAGCCGCAGCCGTGGCGTTCGGCGCAATGGATGCGGTGTGGCTGCGCTGGGCATCAGGCAACCTCTACAAGCCGGTGATCGGCGAGCTGATGGCCAAGAACTTCAATGTCGGTGCGGCGGCCGCCTTCTACCTGATCTACATTGCCGGGATGACGTGGTTTGCGATCAAGCCGGGGATCGACAGCGGCACGGTGCAGGCCGCGATGCTCAATGGCATCCTGCTTGGCGGTCTGTGCTATGCCACCTTCGATCTCACCAGCCAGGCGGTGTTCAAGGTCTGGGCGACCCATGTCAGCGTGCTAGACATCTTGTGGGGCGCCTTTGCCACCGGCGCGGCGAGCGCAATCGCGGCGTGGGTTGTGCTGCGGTTCGCTCCGGCCTGA
- the coaD gene encoding pantetheine-phosphate adenylyltransferase, with amino-acid sequence MSRRVGIYPGTFDPITLGHADIIRRGSKLVDHLIIGVTTNPSKNPMFTTEERFRMVEREVANLGLTNVEVVGFNALLVKFAQKQGASVIIRGLRAVADFEYEYQMAGMNQQLDHNIETVFLMADVSLQPIASKLVKEIAVYGGDIAKFVSPPVCEEVIARVRETGTKGDY; translated from the coding sequence ATGAGCCGCCGCGTCGGGATTTACCCGGGAACCTTCGATCCGATCACTCTCGGTCACGCCGACATCATCCGGCGCGGGTCCAAGCTGGTCGACCACCTGATCATCGGGGTGACCACCAACCCGTCCAAGAACCCGATGTTCACTACCGAAGAGCGCTTCCGCATGGTCGAGCGCGAGGTGGCGAACCTGGGTCTCACCAATGTCGAGGTGGTGGGCTTCAACGCGCTGCTGGTGAAGTTCGCTCAGAAGCAGGGCGCGAGCGTGATCATCCGCGGTCTGCGCGCGGTTGCGGACTTCGAGTACGAATATCAGATGGCTGGCATGAACCAGCAGCTCGATCACAATATCGAGACCGTGTTCCTGATGGCCGATGTCTCGCTCCAGCCGATCGCTTCCAAGCTGGTCAAGGAAATCGCGGTCTATGGCGGCGATATCGCCAAGTTCGTCAGCCCGCCGGTGTGCGAAGAAGTGATCGCGCGGGTGCGCGAAACCGGCACCAAGGGCGACTATTAG
- the miaA gene encoding tRNA (adenosine(37)-N6)-dimethylallyltransferase MiaA, which yields MSIQSSPSVPVALIAGPTASGKSAVALRLAQRLAQDGRRGVIINADSAQVYADLNILSARPSAEEMGDIEHRLFGAWDGAEACSAASWAAHAKDEIAACHADGAVPILVGGTGLYLKVLLEGIAPIPPIDPDVRAMVRALPDDGAYKLLKVEDPLRAAELDPGDRQRIARALEVKRSTGVTLADWQLAKAGGIGDEIDLHPLILNPDRAWLYARCDARFEAMLAAGAIAEVAELLARELDPDLPVMRAIGVPEIATFLRGETTREAMIAAGQQATRNYAKRQFTWFRRQPPEEWPRVAVRSESENVDIDACFASLLRN from the coding sequence ATGAGCATTCAGTCGTCTCCATCAGTTCCGGTCGCGCTCATCGCAGGGCCGACCGCCAGCGGCAAGAGCGCGGTTGCGCTTCGCCTCGCCCAGCGCCTCGCCCAAGATGGGCGTCGCGGCGTGATCATCAATGCCGATAGCGCGCAGGTCTATGCCGATCTGAACATTTTGTCGGCCCGCCCCTCAGCCGAAGAGATGGGCGATATCGAACACCGCCTGTTCGGCGCGTGGGACGGGGCCGAGGCCTGTTCGGCCGCCAGTTGGGCCGCCCACGCGAAAGACGAGATCGCGGCCTGCCACGCCGATGGCGCGGTGCCGATCCTCGTCGGCGGCACGGGGCTTTATCTCAAGGTCCTGCTCGAAGGCATCGCGCCGATCCCGCCGATCGATCCCGATGTGCGCGCGATGGTGCGCGCGCTGCCCGACGATGGCGCATACAAGCTGCTCAAGGTCGAAGATCCGCTCCGCGCCGCCGAACTCGATCCGGGGGACCGCCAGCGGATTGCCCGCGCGCTGGAAGTGAAACGATCGACCGGCGTGACGCTGGCCGACTGGCAGCTCGCCAAGGCGGGCGGGATCGGTGACGAGATCGACCTTCATCCGCTGATCCTCAATCCCGACCGCGCATGGCTCTATGCCCGCTGCGATGCACGGTTCGAGGCGATGCTCGCCGCCGGTGCCATCGCCGAGGTCGCCGAATTGCTGGCGCGGGAACTTGACCCCGACCTGCCGGTGATGCGCGCGATCGGGGTGCCGGAAATAGCCACCTTCCTGCGCGGCGAAACGACCCGCGAGGCGATGATCGCCGCGGGCCAGCAGGCGACCCGTAACTATGCCAAGCGCCAGTTCACCTGGTTCCGGCGCCAGCCACCCGAGGAGTGGCCGCGCGTTGCCGTCCGAAGCGAGTCTGAAAATGTCGATATTGATGCTTGTTTTGCATCTTTATTACGCAATTAG